Proteins encoded within one genomic window of Congzhengia minquanensis:
- a CDS encoding Veg family protein has translation MINKNDLERVRTLIENNIGSHIKITVKKGRKRVVVRYGTINAVYPFTFNVTLESISDFADASRNVSLNYSDVLTDAVSLSLTESGEEIG, from the coding sequence GTGATTAACAAAAACGATTTGGAACGGGTTCGTACGCTGATTGAAAACAATATAGGTTCACACATTAAAATCACGGTAAAAAAAGGCCGCAAGCGGGTGGTTGTGCGCTACGGCACTATTAATGCCGTTTATCCGTTCACCTTTAATGTCACTTTAGAAAGCATTTCGGATTTTGCCGACGCCAGCAGAAACGTTTCGTTAAACTATTCCGACGTGTTAACCGACGCAGTTTCCCTTTCGCTGACAGAGTCTGGCGAGGAAATTGGATAA
- a CDS encoding FAD-dependent oxidoreductase — protein MDCIEVKKSVPVKGSYDIIVAGGGVSGIAAAVSASRMGKKVLLIEKTICLGGLATIGLINLFVPLCNGRGVQIIKGMAEELLQLSVKYGYDTIPDCWKNGNPTKDGPRYVTRYSVPIFVLALTEFIKSEGVSILYDSVVSDVAMEGSQVKGVVVVNKSGFEYYTASMFVDATGDGDLMVQAGVPTVQGRNFHTFMMHGADTKMCKKAAESGDLGNLQHWASGGNANLYGGGHPEGKPYWLGTNSKDVTNYVVENHIEALNKLKNDKDKAARDILRIPTMPQFRTTRHIDGNYTLKEADTYRHFDDSVGAICDFDRRDFLYEIPFGTLVRDGFGNIITAGRSAAGEGYAWDVLRVIPPAIISGQAAGVACALAIDEKKPVYGTDIKMLQKTLTAQNVMIHFDDGLVPKAGEEITVQESNMEHF, from the coding sequence TTGGATTGCATTGAAGTGAAAAAAAGTGTTCCGGTGAAAGGAAGCTATGACATTATCGTAGCAGGTGGCGGAGTTTCCGGTATTGCGGCGGCAGTGTCCGCAAGCCGCATGGGCAAAAAGGTACTGTTAATTGAAAAAACCATTTGTTTGGGTGGGCTAGCAACCATCGGACTGATTAACCTGTTTGTTCCCCTATGCAACGGTCGGGGCGTGCAGATTATTAAGGGCATGGCAGAGGAGTTGTTACAACTATCTGTAAAATACGGATATGACACCATTCCCGACTGCTGGAAAAATGGTAACCCCACAAAAGACGGACCCAGATATGTGACGCGGTATTCCGTGCCGATTTTTGTTTTGGCGCTGACTGAGTTTATTAAGAGTGAGGGCGTATCCATTTTATATGATTCTGTGGTGTCAGACGTGGCGATGGAAGGCAGCCAGGTGAAAGGCGTTGTGGTTGTGAACAAGTCCGGTTTTGAATATTACACGGCAAGCATGTTTGTAGATGCCACCGGCGACGGAGATTTAATGGTTCAGGCAGGCGTGCCAACGGTGCAGGGACGGAACTTTCACACGTTTATGATGCACGGCGCAGACACTAAAATGTGCAAAAAGGCAGCGGAAAGCGGCGATTTAGGTAATTTGCAGCACTGGGCAAGCGGCGGAAATGCAAACCTTTATGGCGGCGGCCACCCGGAGGGAAAGCCCTATTGGCTGGGAACAAATTCAAAAGACGTGACGAACTATGTGGTGGAAAATCACATTGAAGCGTTGAATAAGCTGAAAAATGATAAGGATAAAGCGGCACGGGACATACTTCGAATTCCCACCATGCCGCAGTTTCGAACCACGCGGCACATCGACGGGAACTATACCCTGAAGGAAGCGGACACCTACAGGCACTTTGACGACTCAGTAGGTGCAATTTGCGACTTCGACCGGCGGGACTTTTTATATGAAATTCCGTTTGGAACGCTGGTGCGCGACGGGTTCGGAAACATTATTACAGCCGGCAGAAGCGCGGCGGGAGAGGGCTATGCGTGGGATGTTCTGCGCGTAATTCCTCCAGCAATCATTTCCGGCCAGGCAGCAGGCGTGGCCTGTGCTTTGGCAATTGACGAAAAGAAACCTGTTTATGGAACAGATATTAAAATGTTACAAAAAACGCTTACAGCGCAAAATGTGATGATTCACTTTGACGATGGTCTGGTTCCCAAAGCTGGGGAAGAAATCACTGTGCAGGAAAGCAATATGGAGCATTTTTAA
- a CDS encoding cation:proton antiporter, translating to METYAVFKDLAIILVSAKILGLLARKMKVPQVVGEIVAGLLIGPSVLGLVGQTSFLTQMAEIGVILLMFSAGLGTNLKNMIKTGPFACLVAVCGVAVPLILGTLLYMLFYGFAAVGSPHFYKAVFIGVILTATSVSITVQTLSELGKLKSKLGTAIVSAAIIDDVIGIMVLTVVIGIGANTSGASAGILSVIMRSLLFFVFSGVLGYACYKLFKALNKKYSHTQRIPIFGLALCMFMAYAAEKYFGVADVTGAFVAGIILCNINDAEYIERKMAINSYILFGPVFFAGIGLKTDIHGISGTIVLFSICFVLVALVSKIIGCGLVSRICKYSWRDSLIVGVGMMTRGEVALIVAQKGLSVGLLDPIYFTPVIILIIVSSILTPIFLKLLFAKNMNAAAIHELSA from the coding sequence TTGGAAACCTATGCGGTATTTAAAGATTTGGCAATCATCCTGGTTTCGGCAAAAATTTTAGGACTTTTGGCAAGAAAAATGAAAGTCCCCCAAGTGGTGGGCGAAATTGTGGCAGGGTTATTAATTGGACCCAGCGTTTTAGGATTAGTGGGACAGACAAGTTTCTTAACGCAAATGGCCGAAATCGGCGTCATTTTGCTGATGTTTTCGGCAGGCCTGGGCACAAACCTGAAAAACATGATTAAAACTGGGCCGTTTGCCTGTCTGGTTGCAGTTTGCGGCGTAGCTGTGCCTCTGATATTGGGAACGCTGCTTTATATGCTGTTTTATGGGTTTGCCGCCGTTGGCTCTCCACATTTTTATAAGGCCGTGTTTATTGGCGTAATTCTCACTGCCACATCTGTGAGCATTACGGTGCAAACCCTGTCTGAGCTTGGCAAGCTGAAATCAAAGCTTGGAACAGCAATTGTCAGCGCCGCCATCATTGACGACGTTATCGGCATTATGGTTTTAACGGTTGTCATCGGAATCGGCGCTAACACCTCTGGCGCCAGCGCGGGCATTTTGTCGGTTATTATGCGCAGTCTGCTATTTTTTGTGTTTTCAGGCGTGCTTGGATATGCATGCTACAAACTCTTTAAAGCATTAAATAAAAAATACTCCCACACCCAGAGGATACCGATTTTTGGTCTGGCGCTATGCATGTTTATGGCATATGCGGCTGAAAAATATTTTGGTGTGGCAGACGTTACCGGCGCATTTGTAGCCGGCATTATCCTTTGCAACATTAACGACGCCGAATATATTGAGCGAAAAATGGCCATTAATTCCTATATTCTGTTTGGTCCCGTATTCTTTGCAGGTATCGGTTTAAAAACCGACATACATGGCATTTCTGGCACCATTGTGCTGTTTTCCATCTGCTTTGTGCTGGTGGCCTTAGTGTCTAAAATTATTGGCTGCGGGCTGGTTTCAAGAATATGCAAATATTCCTGGCGGGACAGCCTAATTGTAGGCGTCGGCATGATGACCCGGGGCGAGGTGGCGTTGATTGTGGCGCAAAAGGGCCTATCTGTGGGCCTTCTGGACCCCATTTACTTCACGCCCGTTATCATTCTCATTATCGTATCGTCTATTTTAACGCCAATCTTTTTAAAACTATTGTTTGCCAAAAATATGAACGCAGCAGCAATCCATGAACTTTCTGCGTAA
- a CDS encoding phosphotransferase family protein, whose translation MNFENVIAVRPTKTIYRDGDKSVKVFNEEFSKADVLNEALNQARVEETGLNIPKLLEVTKTDGKWALVMDFIEGETLASLMKKHPEKLDEYLNLFVDLQLEIHGKTAPLLTKLKDKMKRKISETDLDATTRYELHARLEGMPKHTKVCHGDFNPSNIIVDKNGTPYVLDWSHATQGNASADAARTYLLFCLSGDDKTAEKYLDLFCKKSDTAKQYVQKWIPIVAASQLVKGKPEERAFLTHWTDVVEYE comes from the coding sequence ATGAATTTTGAAAATGTAATTGCAGTAAGACCTACTAAAACAATTTACCGTGACGGCGACAAATCGGTTAAGGTGTTTAACGAGGAATTTTCGAAGGCTGACGTATTGAACGAGGCGCTGAACCAAGCCCGTGTGGAGGAAACCGGATTAAATATACCGAAGCTTTTGGAGGTTACAAAAACCGACGGTAAGTGGGCCTTAGTGATGGACTTCATTGAAGGGGAAACGCTGGCCTCCCTTATGAAAAAGCATCCTGAAAAACTGGATGAATATTTAAACCTTTTTGTTGATCTTCAGCTTGAAATTCATGGAAAAACAGCACCTCTTTTAACAAAATTGAAGGATAAGATGAAGCGCAAAATTTCGGAAACCGATTTGGACGCAACTACCCGTTATGAGCTTCATGCAAGGCTGGAGGGCATGCCCAAACACACAAAGGTCTGTCACGGCGATTTTAACCCAAGCAACATTATTGTGGATAAAAACGGCACGCCTTATGTGTTAGACTGGTCTCACGCAACCCAGGGCAACGCCAGTGCAGACGCGGCAAGAACCTATCTTTTGTTCTGCCTGTCCGGCGATGACAAAACAGCGGAAAAATATTTGGATTTGTTCTGTAAAAAAAGCGATACAGCAAAGCAGTATGTGCAGAAATGGATTCCCATTGTCGCAGCGTCCCAGTTAGTGAAAGGAAAACCAGAAGAACGCGCGTTTTTAACCCATTGGACAGACGTTGTGGAGTATGAATAA
- the adhE gene encoding bifunctional acetaldehyde-CoA/alcohol dehydrogenase, with protein MNETKPIIDSVEALETELKRLRNVQTVFAGYTQEQVDKIFLAAATAADKARIPLAKMAVEETGMGIVEDKVIKNHYAAEYIYNAYKDTKTCGIIEEDKSYGIKKVAEPIGVVAAVIPTTNPTSTAIFKTLIALKTRNAIIISPHPRAKKSTIAAAKVVLDAAVAAGAPEGIISWIDVPSLDLTNTVMKEADIILATGGPGMVKAAYSSGKPAIGVGAGNTPAIIDDSADLLLAVNSIIHSKTFDNGMICASEQSVIVMKNIYDAVKKEFTRRGCYFLDKEETEKVRKTIIINGALNAKIVGQKAHTIAALSGVDVPEDTKILIGEVTSVDISEEFAHEKLSPVLAMYKAKDFDDALAKAEQLIADGGYGHTSSLYVDTVKETEKINQFAFRMKTCRILVNTPSSHGGIGDLYNFKLAPSLTLGCGSWGGNSVSENVGVKHLLNIKTVAERRENMLWFRAPEKVYLKKGCLPVALDELKNVMGKKRAFIVTDSFLYQNGYTKPITDKLDEMGIAHTTFFDVAPDPTLACAKAGTVQMRAFQPDTIIALGGGSAMDAAKIMWVMYEHPEADFMDMAMRFVDIRKRIYTFPKMGEKAYFIAVPTSAGTGSEVTPFAVITDESTGVKYPLADYALMPNMAIIDTDLHMSAPKGLTAASGIDAVTHALEAYVSIMATDYTDGLAIQALKVIFEYLPKAYENGQTDVEAREKMANAATMAGMAFANAFLGICHSMAHKLGAFHHLPHGVANALMIDEVIRFNASEAPTKMGTFSQYDHPHTLARYAQIADALGLKGKTDEEKTENLIKAIDDLKELVGIKKTIKEYGIDEKDFLDRLDEMVEQAFDDQCTGANPRYPLMSEIKELYLNAYYGGER; from the coding sequence ATGAATGAAACAAAACCAATCATTGACAGCGTGGAAGCGTTGGAAACAGAACTGAAAAGATTAAGAAACGTTCAAACAGTTTTTGCCGGCTACACTCAGGAACAGGTTGACAAAATATTCCTGGCGGCTGCCACAGCTGCCGACAAGGCCAGAATTCCCCTCGCCAAAATGGCTGTGGAGGAAACGGGCATGGGCATTGTGGAAGACAAGGTTATTAAAAACCACTATGCGGCGGAATATATTTACAACGCCTATAAGGACACAAAAACCTGCGGAATTATCGAAGAAGACAAATCCTATGGCATTAAAAAGGTTGCAGAACCCATCGGCGTGGTAGCGGCTGTTATTCCTACCACGAACCCCACATCAACAGCGATTTTTAAAACGCTGATTGCGCTGAAAACCAGAAACGCAATTATTATCAGCCCCCATCCCAGAGCAAAAAAATCTACCATTGCTGCGGCAAAGGTAGTATTAGATGCAGCCGTAGCGGCTGGCGCTCCGGAGGGAATTATCAGCTGGATTGACGTTCCCTCGTTGGATTTAACCAACACGGTTATGAAAGAGGCAGACATTATTTTAGCAACCGGCGGACCGGGCATGGTAAAAGCGGCATATTCAAGCGGAAAACCTGCAATCGGTGTTGGTGCGGGCAACACACCGGCCATTATTGACGACTCGGCCGATCTGCTTTTGGCAGTAAACTCTATTATCCATTCTAAAACTTTTGACAACGGAATGATTTGTGCCTCGGAGCAAAGCGTGATTGTTATGAAAAATATTTATGACGCCGTTAAAAAAGAATTTACCCGCCGTGGCTGTTATTTCCTGGATAAAGAGGAAACAGAAAAGGTTCGGAAAACCATTATTATAAACGGCGCATTAAACGCCAAAATTGTTGGTCAGAAAGCACACACCATTGCCGCTCTTTCCGGTGTTGATGTTCCGGAAGACACAAAAATTCTTATCGGCGAAGTAACTTCGGTGGACATTTCTGAAGAATTTGCTCACGAAAAGCTTTCCCCTGTTTTGGCAATGTATAAAGCCAAGGACTTTGACGATGCTCTGGCAAAAGCAGAACAGCTCATTGCTGACGGTGGCTATGGCCACACCTCCTCTCTTTATGTAGATACTGTGAAGGAAACAGAAAAAATTAACCAATTTGCTTTTAGAATGAAAACCTGCCGCATTTTGGTAAACACACCTTCTTCCCACGGCGGCATCGGAGACCTTTACAACTTTAAGCTTGCGCCTTCCCTCACCCTGGGCTGCGGCTCGTGGGGCGGCAACTCTGTTTCGGAAAATGTCGGTGTAAAGCACCTTTTGAATATCAAAACTGTTGCAGAAAGAAGGGAGAACATGCTTTGGTTTAGAGCGCCTGAAAAGGTTTATTTAAAGAAGGGCTGCCTGCCGGTTGCTTTAGATGAATTGAAAAACGTCATGGGCAAAAAGAGGGCATTTATCGTAACAGACTCGTTCCTTTACCAGAACGGTTACACAAAACCGATTACCGATAAGTTAGACGAGATGGGCATTGCCCACACCACGTTCTTTGACGTAGCTCCCGACCCGACTTTAGCTTGCGCCAAAGCCGGAACCGTGCAGATGCGCGCATTCCAGCCGGACACCATTATTGCGCTGGGCGGCGGTTCTGCAATGGATGCCGCGAAAATCATGTGGGTGATGTATGAACACCCGGAAGCGGACTTCATGGATATGGCAATGCGCTTTGTAGACATCAGAAAGCGTATTTACACGTTCCCGAAAATGGGTGAAAAAGCATATTTCATTGCTGTCCCCACCTCTGCCGGCACAGGCTCTGAAGTGACGCCGTTTGCCGTTATCACTGACGAATCAACCGGCGTTAAATATCCTCTGGCTGACTATGCGCTGATGCCGAACATGGCAATTATCGACACAGACCTTCATATGTCAGCTCCCAAGGGCTTAACAGCCGCATCGGGTATTGACGCAGTTACCCATGCCTTAGAGGCTTATGTTTCTATCATGGCTACGGATTATACCGACGGGTTGGCAATTCAGGCTCTGAAAGTTATTTTTGAATATCTGCCGAAAGCATATGAAAACGGTCAGACAGACGTGGAAGCAAGAGAAAAAATGGCAAACGCTGCAACCATGGCCGGCATGGCATTCGCAAACGCATTTTTGGGCATTTGCCACTCTATGGCACACAAGCTTGGCGCATTCCACCATCTGCCTCACGGTGTTGCAAACGCTTTGATGATTGATGAAGTTATCCGCTTTAATGCAAGTGAGGCGCCCACAAAAATGGGTACGTTCTCGCAGTATGACCATCCGCACACCTTAGCACGATATGCTCAGATTGCAGATGCGCTGGGCCTTAAGGGCAAGACGGACGAAGAAAAAACCGAAAACCTGATTAAGGCAATTGACGATTTAAAAGAATTGGTTGGAATTAAAAAGACCATTAAAGAATATGGCATTGATGAAAAAGACTTTTTAGACCGGCTGGACGAAATGGTAGAACAGGCATTTGACGACCAGTGCACCGGCGCAAACCCCAGATATCCGCTGATGAGCGAAATTAAGGAATTATACCTGAACGCATATTATGGAGGTGAAAGATAA
- a CDS encoding response regulator transcription factor, with amino-acid sequence MYKTIIINSKPEAIAHLKYAISESNLGFTVVSSYLYNKRASDAVARTRPNLVITDLPPSKEKNLDIVKNIHSRFPDIKILLYTDRTDFELAKSAVSQGVSGIVCPGDDSELTAALTGIKGLLDRQATQKKRDRLFDQLIVSARKQFLTDIFMGNITGRENIQKKAKELSLGNHSCIYCPFWIAIPNYNEYMTNRWNYDKERFLVAVGNFLRPENKSFEIQNIMFTNGEIFYVALAETSDATNFINTLRLHLTNTEHNLKTMIGLTVNWHIGRHFMSFHDFIDHITTPILSNSNMNVEAIDSTKENHALLLDMYKNVVISAILDKTPRLKEHLNYIVRLLSQSAENVLSDALSEFCEISMQNMAPHLKENAEFKRMMRSLSEANGATAQNICTNVLFMVCREAGKSNLTASSSTVKRAVEYIQNNFARDLSLEDVAKYLNLNPSYFSRFFKLHTGFNFRDYLIELRVKKAKELLITGKYKIYEISIMTGYKNSKYFAAQFKAVTGLTPSEFANGEAAKSTGA; translated from the coding sequence ATGTATAAAACGATTATTATTAACAGCAAACCTGAAGCAATTGCGCACTTGAAGTATGCAATTTCCGAAAGCAATTTAGGCTTTACCGTAGTTTCTTCCTATTTATATAATAAGCGCGCGTCAGACGCAGTGGCCAGAACGCGCCCAAATTTGGTAATTACCGATTTACCTCCATCAAAAGAAAAGAACTTAGATATTGTGAAAAACATTCACAGCCGCTTTCCGGATATTAAAATTTTACTGTATACCGACAGAACGGATTTTGAGCTGGCAAAATCCGCTGTTTCCCAAGGCGTTTCTGGCATTGTCTGCCCTGGAGATGACTCTGAGCTTACTGCGGCGCTGACAGGGATTAAGGGCTTGCTGGACCGGCAGGCGACTCAGAAAAAGCGTGATAGATTATTTGATCAGCTTATTGTTTCTGCAAGAAAACAGTTTTTGACAGACATTTTTATGGGGAACATCACCGGCAGAGAAAATATTCAGAAAAAGGCCAAAGAGCTGAGTTTAGGCAATCATTCCTGCATATACTGCCCGTTCTGGATTGCTATCCCCAATTACAATGAATATATGACAAACCGCTGGAATTACGACAAGGAGCGGTTTTTGGTTGCCGTGGGCAACTTTCTGCGGCCTGAAAATAAAAGCTTTGAAATTCAGAATATCATGTTCACAAACGGAGAAATTTTTTATGTTGCTCTGGCGGAGACCAGCGACGCCACCAATTTTATTAATACCTTGCGCCTGCACCTCACCAATACCGAGCACAATTTAAAGACCATGATCGGGCTTACGGTCAATTGGCATATTGGCCGGCATTTTATGTCCTTTCACGATTTTATCGACCACATCACAACACCGATTTTAAGCAACAGCAACATGAACGTCGAGGCAATTGACAGCACGAAGGAAAATCATGCGTTACTGCTTGATATGTATAAAAACGTAGTAATTTCTGCAATTTTGGATAAAACGCCCCGTCTTAAGGAGCATTTAAACTATATTGTGCGGCTTCTTTCCCAGTCGGCCGAAAATGTGCTTTCAGATGCACTGTCCGAATTCTGTGAAATTTCCATGCAGAATATGGCGCCGCATTTAAAAGAAAACGCAGAATTCAAACGCATGATGCGTTCCCTTTCCGAAGCAAACGGCGCCACAGCGCAAAATATTTGCACCAACGTGCTTTTTATGGTTTGCCGGGAGGCCGGAAAAAGCAATCTGACCGCTTCTTCCAGCACCGTGAAACGTGCCGTGGAATATATTCAAAACAATTTTGCCCGGGACTTATCTTTAGAGGACGTGGCAAAATATTTAAACTTAAATCCTTCTTATTTTTCGCGCTTTTTCAAGCTGCACACCGGCTTTAATTTCAGGGACTATTTAATAGAGCTCAGGGTAAAAAAAGCAAAGGAGCTGCTGATAACCGGCAAATATAAAATATATGAAATCAGCATTATGACCGGTTATAAAAACAGCAAATATTTTGCCGCCCAGTTTAAGGCAGTAACCGGCCTGACTCCCAGCGAATTTGCAAACGGCGAGGCCGCAAAGTCAACAGGCGCATAA
- a CDS encoding glycoside hydrolase family 88/105 protein, with the protein MKEILKKVADNMTAIKNQGIEEECPIGIIDIENWEWPQGVGMYGMYKYYKELGDTSYRDFLIKWYDKNIAKGLPERNVNTMCPMLTLAHLAEETGRKDYLDLCTEWAEWVMNEMPRTEGGGIQHIVSGGENHNQVWIDTLFMTVLFLAKMGLLLDRKEYIEEAKFQFLFHIKYLADKKTGFWFHGWTFDGRHNFADALWARGNCWYTAGSVEFIEMLGLEGSLKEYLLNTLVFQVEALAKTQDESGGWHTLLDDQSSYLEASATAGFGYGILKAVRLGYIDEKYKVVGEKALKYVIDNIAEDGEVQNVSYGTGMGATLEDYRVIPICPMTYGQSLALLILTEGVRLK; encoded by the coding sequence ATGAAGGAAATACTTAAAAAAGTTGCAGATAACATGACTGCAATTAAAAATCAGGGCATTGAAGAAGAATGTCCCATTGGAATTATCGACATTGAAAACTGGGAGTGGCCGCAAGGGGTTGGAATGTATGGCATGTATAAGTATTACAAGGAACTTGGCGATACATCATACCGCGATTTTTTAATAAAATGGTATGATAAAAATATCGCAAAAGGTCTTCCCGAACGAAATGTCAACACCATGTGTCCGATGCTGACACTGGCGCATTTGGCCGAGGAAACCGGCAGAAAGGATTATTTAGACCTTTGCACCGAGTGGGCAGAATGGGTTATGAACGAAATGCCGAGAACGGAAGGCGGCGGAATTCAGCATATCGTCAGCGGTGGGGAAAACCACAACCAGGTTTGGATTGACACGCTGTTTATGACAGTGCTGTTCTTAGCCAAAATGGGACTGTTGCTTGACAGAAAAGAATATATAGAAGAAGCAAAGTTCCAGTTCCTGTTCCATATTAAATATCTGGCTGATAAAAAAACTGGATTTTGGTTCCACGGCTGGACATTTGACGGCAGACACAACTTTGCCGATGCGCTTTGGGCTAGAGGTAACTGCTGGTATACTGCAGGTTCGGTAGAGTTCATTGAAATGCTTGGCCTTGAGGGTTCTTTAAAAGAATACCTTTTAAACACGCTTGTGTTCCAGGTTGAGGCGCTGGCAAAAACCCAGGACGAAAGCGGCGGCTGGCACACACTTTTAGACGATCAAAGTTCCTATTTGGAAGCTTCTGCGACAGCCGGTTTTGGTTACGGTATTTTAAAAGCCGTTCGGCTGGGTTACATAGATGAAAAATATAAAGTTGTCGGCGAAAAGGCTTTGAAATATGTGATTGATAACATTGCAGAGGACGGAGAAGTGCAGAACGTATCCTACGGAACGGGAATGGGCGCGACCTTGGAGGACTACCGGGTAATCCCAATTTGTCCCATGACATATGGTCAATCTTTGGCGCTTCTGATTTTGACAGAGGGCGTACGATTAAAATAA